In a genomic window of Siniperca chuatsi isolate FFG_IHB_CAS linkage group LG1, ASM2008510v1, whole genome shotgun sequence:
- the mybpc3 gene encoding myosin-binding protein C, cardiac-type isoform X11 yields the protein MPEPVKKAEAPVEAPADGHVESSVEPEQAPALAAATPTEEQTAAQAQDAPPAEDGQPPDTRQDLTGLFTEKPQSGEVTVGENIVFVAKVNAESLLKKPTIKWFKGKWMDLASKSGKHLQLKETYDRNTKVYTFEMHVIAAKANFAGAYRCEVSSRDKFDSCNFDLIVHEACAAEGLDIRAAFRRTSTDGNEDSGELDFSTLLKKRDSFLKSSNRAVQVSSEPDVDVWEILNHAPSSEYQKIAFQYGITDLRGMLKRLKKMKKEEKKSAAFLKKLDPAYQVTKGHKIKLAVEVASPDVEVKWLKNGQEIQPTGSKYIFESVGNMRYLTINHCSLADDAAYCCVVGEEKCTTELFVKEPPVLVVKNLEDQMVMKGERVELECEVSEEGANVKWEKDGVELIRDESFKYRFKKDGCKHVLIINEATKEDCGHYKVKTNGGESMAELLVQEKELEVYQSIADLTVKAKDQAVFKCEVSDENVRGTWYKNGVEVKSDARINITHIGRIHKLTIDEVKPEDEGDYTFVPDGHAFNLSAKLNFLEVKIDYVPRQDPPKIHLDCMGRTAESTIVVVAGNKLRLDVPITGDPAPTVVWTKGEKASSVKPDGEEKGGPTSSWTLNDGEVVTEGDGRIHVETTKGHCVFTIEGAERQDEGIYSVVVRNPAGEDTADINVKVVDVPDPPQALKILSVGEDSCVVQWDPPLFDGGQPVIGYVLERKKKKSYRWMRLNFDPYPGTTYEAKRMIEGVAYEMRVYAVNSIGMSRHSPASQPFVPVAPTSEPIGLCVDDISNTSISLKWRPPERIGSAELEGYGVEYCKEGTDEWIPAIQGLTERTSLIIRDLTTGDKLQFRVRAYNMAGPSAPTTLAQSVTIREIMQRPKIWLPRNLRQTLIKKVGDTVNLVIPFQGKPRPKVTWSKDGEPLNPSFANVRNSDVDTILFIRKTDRKHSGKYDLHVQIENVEDTASITLQVVDLPGPPEALKITDVWGFNVALEWKPPKDNGNCEITGYTIQKADKKTMEWFTVYDQYRRTNSVVSDLIMGNEYVFRVFSINLVGLSPEPCNTKDSAYIQKTGIEYKPPTHKEHDFSEAPKFTHPLVNRSIIAGYNATLSCSVRGIPKPKVTWYKNKMDITNEAKYRMLSKQGVLTLEIRKPCLFDGGVYMCKAVNDSGEDIVECKLEVRPQIAKQEKKNEKK from the exons GTGAAAACATCGTGTTTGTGGCTAAAGTGAATGCTGAATCATTGCTGAAGAAGCCCACCATCAAATGGTTCAAAGGGAAGTGGATGGACCTTGCCAGCAAGTCTGGAAAACACCTACAGCTAAAGGAAACATATGACCGCAACACAAAG GTCTATACGTTTGAGATGCATGTCATTGCAGCCAAGGCTAACTTTGCTGGAGCTTACAGATGTGAGGTTTCATCCAGGGACAAGTTTGACAGCTGTAATTTTGACTTGATTGTACATG AGGCTTGTGCTGCTGAAGGTTTGGACATAAGAGCAGCTTTTAGGCGCAC TAGTACAGATGGAAATGAAGACTCGGGAGAGCTGGACTTCAGCACCTTATTAAAAAAGAG AGA CAGTTTCTTAAAATCCTCAAATCG AGCCGTGCAGGTGAGCTCAGAGCCTGACGTAGACGTGTGGGAGATTCTCAACCATGCTCCTTCTTCAGAATATCAGAAGATTGCTTTTCAGTATGGTATTACCGACCTGAGAGGCATGCTGAAGAGactgaagaagatgaagaaagaagaaaagaaaagtgcag cttTCCTCAAAAAGTTGGATCCTGCTTACCAAGTGACTAAGGGGCATAAAATAAAACTGGCCGTTGAGGTTGCCAGTCCAGATGTTGAGGTTAAATGGCTGAAGAACGGACAAGAAATTCAACCAACTGGAAG CAA GTACATCTTTGAGAGTGTTGGCAACATGCGCTACCTCACTATCAACCACTGCTCCTTGGCAGATGATGCAGCATATTGCTGTGTGGTGGGAGAGGAGAAATGCACCACTGAGCTCTTCGTTAAAG AGCCTCCTGTCCTGGTTGTGAAGAATCTGGAGGATCAGATGGTCATGAAGGGTGAACGGGTGGAGTTAGAGTGTGAAGTCTCAGAGGAAGGAGCCAATGTTAAATG GGAGAAAGACGGTGTGGAATTGATAAGAGACGAGTCTTTCAAGTATCGCTTCAAGAAAGACGGCTGCAAACATGTCCTGATCATCAATGAGGCCACGAAGGAAGACTGCGGCCACTACAAGGTTAAAACGAATGGCGGCGAGTCCATGGCTGAACTCCTGGTGCAGG AGAAAGAACTGGAGGTCTACCAGAGCATTGCAGACCTGACAGTGAAGGCAAAGGATCAGGCAGTTTTTAAGTGCGAGGTGTCGGATGAGAACGTGAGAGGAACCTGGTACAAGAATGGTGTTGAAGTCAAGTCTGATGCCAGAATAAATATCACACATATTGGCAG gatCCACAAACTGACCATTGACGAAGTCAAACCAGAGGATGAAGGAGACTACACTTTTGTGCCAGATGGCCATGCTTTCAACCTTTCTGCCAAACTCAACTTCTTGG AGGTGAAGATCGATTATGTGCCGCGCCAAG ATCCTCCTAAGATCCACCTGGACTGTATGGGTCGTACTGCCGAGTCAACCATCGTGGTGGTGGCCGGAAACAAACTGCGTCTGGATGTCCCTATCACTGGAGACCCTGCTCCCACAGTGGTCTGGACCAAAGGAGAGAAG GCTAGTTCTGTAAAACCCgatggagaggagaaaggagggcCGACATCCTCTTGGACCCTGAATGATGGGGAA GTTGTCACAGAGGGGGACGGTAGGATCCATGTCGAAACCACCAAAGGACACTGTGTCTTCACCATCGAGggggcagagaggcaggacGAGGGAATCTACTCCGTTGTTGTTCGAAACCCCGCTGGGGAGGACACTGCAGATATCAATGTGAAAGTTGTCG ATGTTCCAGATCCTCCCCAGGCTCTCAAAATCCTCAGCGTGGGAGAAGACTCCTGTGTTGTCCAGTGGGATCCCCCTCTGTTTGATGGCGGACAGCCAGTTATTG GCTATGTGctagagagaaagaagaagaagagctaCAGGTGGATGAgactgaactttgacccttATCCTGGCACAACTTATGAAGCCAAGCGGATGATTGAAGGAGTGGCGTATGAGATGCGAGTCTATGCTGTCAATAGTATCGGCATGTCTCGTCACAGTCCAGCCTCACAGCCTTTTGTTCCAGTCG CCCCTACAAGTGAGCCCATTGGACTGTGCGTCGACGACATCAGCAACACTTCCATCTCGCTGAAGTGGCGGCCGCCTGAGAGGATCGGCTCGGCTGAACTCGAGGGTTATGGAGTCGAGTACTGCAAGGAGGGCA CGGATGAATGGATACCAGCCATTCAGGGTCTGACTGAGAGGACATCATTGATCATCAGAGATCTCACCACCGGAGACAAGCTGCAGTTCCGTGTGCGAGCCTACAACATGGCAGGACCCAGTGCTCCTACCACTCTGGCTCAATCTGTTACCATCAGAGAGATAATGC AACGCCCTAAAATTTGGCTCCCTAGAAATCTCCGCCAGACTCTCATCAAGAAAGTTGGAGACACTGTCAACCTTGTGATTCCATTCCAG GGTAAGCCCAGGCCAAAGGTTACATGGAGCAAAGACGGGGAGCCTCTAAACCCCTCGTTCGCTAATGTGAGGAACAGCGACGTGGATACGATCCTCTTCATCcgcaagacagacagaaaacactcGGGGAAGTATGATCTCCACGTGCAGATTGAGAACGTGGAAGACACAGCAAGTATCACGCTGCAGGTTGTTG ATCTCCCAGGGCCCCCAGAGGCTCTGAAGATCACGGATGTGTGGGGCTTCAATGTGGCACTCGAGTGGAAGCCGCCTAAGGACAACGGTAACTGTGAAATAACTGGCTACACCATTCAGAAAGCTGACAAGAAGACCATG GAGTGGTTTACAGTGTACGATCAGTACAGGCGAACCAACAGCGTCGTGTCTGACCTCATCATGGGGAATGAGTATGTCTTCCGAGTCTTTTCCATCAACCTGGTGGGCCTCAGCCCAGAGCCCTGCAACACAAAAGACAGCGCTTACATCCAGAAAACAG gtATCGAGTACAAGCCGCCCACCCACAAGGAACATGACTTCTCAGAGGCTCCAAAGTTCACACATCCTTTGGTGAACCGTTCTATCATAGCAGGATACAATGCCACCCTCAGCTGCTCAGTCAGAGGCATACCAAAG CCCAAAGTGACCTGGTACAAAAACAAGATGGACATCACAAATGAAGCCAAGTACCGGATGCTCAGTAAGCAAGGTGTTCTGACGCTGGAGATCCGTAAGCCCTGTCTGTTCGATGggggtgtgtatatgtgcaaaGCAGTCAACGACAGCGGAGAAGACATAGTGGAGTGTAAACTGGAGGTTCGCC CTCAAATTGctaaacaagaaaagaaaaacgaAAAGAAGTAA
- the mybpc3 gene encoding myosin-binding protein C, cardiac-type isoform X10 yields the protein MPEPVKKAEAPVEAPADGHVESSVEPEQAPALAAATPTEEQTAAQAQDAPPAEDGQPPDTRQDLTGLFTEKPQSGEVTVGENIVFVAKVNAESLLKKPTIKWFKGKWMDLASKSGKHLQLKETYDRNTKVYTFEMHVIAAKANFAGAYRCEVSSRDKFDSCNFDLIVHEACAAEGLDIRAAFRRTSEASKKRSGPTTSSTDGNEDSGELDFSTLLKKRDSFLKSSNRAVQVSSEPDVDVWEILNHAPSSEYQKIAFQYGITDLRGMLKRLKKMKKEEKKSAAFLKKLDPAYQVTKGHKIKLAVEVASPDVEVKWLKNGQEIQPTGSKYIFESVGNMRYLTINHCSLADDAAYCCVVGEEKCTTELFVKEPPVLVVKNLEDQMVMKGERVELECEVSEEGANVKWEKDGVELIRDESFKYRFKKDGCKHVLIINEATKEDCGHYKVKTNGGESMAELLVQEKELEVYQSIADLTVKAKDQAVFKCEVSDENVRGTWYKNGVEVKSDARINITHIGRIHKLTIDEVKPEDEGDYTFVPDGHAFNLSAKLNFLEVKIDYVPRQDPPKIHLDCMGRTAESTIVVVAGNKLRLDVPITGDPAPTVVWTKGEKASSVKPDGEEKGGPTSSWTLNDGEVVTEGDGRIHVETTKGHCVFTIEGAERQDEGIYSVVVRNPAGEDTADINVKVVDVPDPPQALKILSVGEDSCVVQWDPPLFDGGQPVIGYVLERKKKKSYRWMRLNFDPYPGTTYEAKRMIEGVAYEMRVYAVNSIGMSRHSPASQPFVPVAPTSEPIGLCVDDISNTSISLKWRPPERIGSAELEGYGVEYCKEGTDEWIPAIQGLTERTSLIIRDLTTGDKLQFRVRAYNMAGPSAPTTLAQSVTIREIMQRPKIWLPRNLRQTLIKKVGDTVNLVIPFQGKPRPKVTWSKDGEPLNPSFANVRNSDVDTILFIRKTDRKHSGKYDLHVQIENVEDTASITLQVVDLPGPPEALKITDVWGFNVALEWKPPKDNGNCEITGYTIQKADKKTMEWFTVYDQYRRTNSVVSDLIMGNEYVFRVFSINLVGLSPEPCNTKDSAYIQKTGIEYKPPTHKEHDFSEAPKFTHPLVNRSIIAGYNATLSCSVRGIPKPKVTWYKNKMDITNEAKYRMLSKQGVLTLEIRKPCLFDGGVYMCKAVNDSGEDIVECKLEVRPQIAKQEKKNEKK from the exons GTGAAAACATCGTGTTTGTGGCTAAAGTGAATGCTGAATCATTGCTGAAGAAGCCCACCATCAAATGGTTCAAAGGGAAGTGGATGGACCTTGCCAGCAAGTCTGGAAAACACCTACAGCTAAAGGAAACATATGACCGCAACACAAAG GTCTATACGTTTGAGATGCATGTCATTGCAGCCAAGGCTAACTTTGCTGGAGCTTACAGATGTGAGGTTTCATCCAGGGACAAGTTTGACAGCTGTAATTTTGACTTGATTGTACATG AGGCTTGTGCTGCTGAAGGTTTGGACATAAGAGCAGCTTTTAGGCGCAC GAGTGAAGCCAGTAAGAAGAGAAGTGGACCAACAACAAG TAGTACAGATGGAAATGAAGACTCGGGAGAGCTGGACTTCAGCACCTTATTAAAAAAGAG AGA CAGTTTCTTAAAATCCTCAAATCG AGCCGTGCAGGTGAGCTCAGAGCCTGACGTAGACGTGTGGGAGATTCTCAACCATGCTCCTTCTTCAGAATATCAGAAGATTGCTTTTCAGTATGGTATTACCGACCTGAGAGGCATGCTGAAGAGactgaagaagatgaagaaagaagaaaagaaaagtgcag cttTCCTCAAAAAGTTGGATCCTGCTTACCAAGTGACTAAGGGGCATAAAATAAAACTGGCCGTTGAGGTTGCCAGTCCAGATGTTGAGGTTAAATGGCTGAAGAACGGACAAGAAATTCAACCAACTGGAAG CAA GTACATCTTTGAGAGTGTTGGCAACATGCGCTACCTCACTATCAACCACTGCTCCTTGGCAGATGATGCAGCATATTGCTGTGTGGTGGGAGAGGAGAAATGCACCACTGAGCTCTTCGTTAAAG AGCCTCCTGTCCTGGTTGTGAAGAATCTGGAGGATCAGATGGTCATGAAGGGTGAACGGGTGGAGTTAGAGTGTGAAGTCTCAGAGGAAGGAGCCAATGTTAAATG GGAGAAAGACGGTGTGGAATTGATAAGAGACGAGTCTTTCAAGTATCGCTTCAAGAAAGACGGCTGCAAACATGTCCTGATCATCAATGAGGCCACGAAGGAAGACTGCGGCCACTACAAGGTTAAAACGAATGGCGGCGAGTCCATGGCTGAACTCCTGGTGCAGG AGAAAGAACTGGAGGTCTACCAGAGCATTGCAGACCTGACAGTGAAGGCAAAGGATCAGGCAGTTTTTAAGTGCGAGGTGTCGGATGAGAACGTGAGAGGAACCTGGTACAAGAATGGTGTTGAAGTCAAGTCTGATGCCAGAATAAATATCACACATATTGGCAG gatCCACAAACTGACCATTGACGAAGTCAAACCAGAGGATGAAGGAGACTACACTTTTGTGCCAGATGGCCATGCTTTCAACCTTTCTGCCAAACTCAACTTCTTGG AGGTGAAGATCGATTATGTGCCGCGCCAAG ATCCTCCTAAGATCCACCTGGACTGTATGGGTCGTACTGCCGAGTCAACCATCGTGGTGGTGGCCGGAAACAAACTGCGTCTGGATGTCCCTATCACTGGAGACCCTGCTCCCACAGTGGTCTGGACCAAAGGAGAGAAG GCTAGTTCTGTAAAACCCgatggagaggagaaaggagggcCGACATCCTCTTGGACCCTGAATGATGGGGAA GTTGTCACAGAGGGGGACGGTAGGATCCATGTCGAAACCACCAAAGGACACTGTGTCTTCACCATCGAGggggcagagaggcaggacGAGGGAATCTACTCCGTTGTTGTTCGAAACCCCGCTGGGGAGGACACTGCAGATATCAATGTGAAAGTTGTCG ATGTTCCAGATCCTCCCCAGGCTCTCAAAATCCTCAGCGTGGGAGAAGACTCCTGTGTTGTCCAGTGGGATCCCCCTCTGTTTGATGGCGGACAGCCAGTTATTG GCTATGTGctagagagaaagaagaagaagagctaCAGGTGGATGAgactgaactttgacccttATCCTGGCACAACTTATGAAGCCAAGCGGATGATTGAAGGAGTGGCGTATGAGATGCGAGTCTATGCTGTCAATAGTATCGGCATGTCTCGTCACAGTCCAGCCTCACAGCCTTTTGTTCCAGTCG CCCCTACAAGTGAGCCCATTGGACTGTGCGTCGACGACATCAGCAACACTTCCATCTCGCTGAAGTGGCGGCCGCCTGAGAGGATCGGCTCGGCTGAACTCGAGGGTTATGGAGTCGAGTACTGCAAGGAGGGCA CGGATGAATGGATACCAGCCATTCAGGGTCTGACTGAGAGGACATCATTGATCATCAGAGATCTCACCACCGGAGACAAGCTGCAGTTCCGTGTGCGAGCCTACAACATGGCAGGACCCAGTGCTCCTACCACTCTGGCTCAATCTGTTACCATCAGAGAGATAATGC AACGCCCTAAAATTTGGCTCCCTAGAAATCTCCGCCAGACTCTCATCAAGAAAGTTGGAGACACTGTCAACCTTGTGATTCCATTCCAG GGTAAGCCCAGGCCAAAGGTTACATGGAGCAAAGACGGGGAGCCTCTAAACCCCTCGTTCGCTAATGTGAGGAACAGCGACGTGGATACGATCCTCTTCATCcgcaagacagacagaaaacactcGGGGAAGTATGATCTCCACGTGCAGATTGAGAACGTGGAAGACACAGCAAGTATCACGCTGCAGGTTGTTG ATCTCCCAGGGCCCCCAGAGGCTCTGAAGATCACGGATGTGTGGGGCTTCAATGTGGCACTCGAGTGGAAGCCGCCTAAGGACAACGGTAACTGTGAAATAACTGGCTACACCATTCAGAAAGCTGACAAGAAGACCATG GAGTGGTTTACAGTGTACGATCAGTACAGGCGAACCAACAGCGTCGTGTCTGACCTCATCATGGGGAATGAGTATGTCTTCCGAGTCTTTTCCATCAACCTGGTGGGCCTCAGCCCAGAGCCCTGCAACACAAAAGACAGCGCTTACATCCAGAAAACAG gtATCGAGTACAAGCCGCCCACCCACAAGGAACATGACTTCTCAGAGGCTCCAAAGTTCACACATCCTTTGGTGAACCGTTCTATCATAGCAGGATACAATGCCACCCTCAGCTGCTCAGTCAGAGGCATACCAAAG CCCAAAGTGACCTGGTACAAAAACAAGATGGACATCACAAATGAAGCCAAGTACCGGATGCTCAGTAAGCAAGGTGTTCTGACGCTGGAGATCCGTAAGCCCTGTCTGTTCGATGggggtgtgtatatgtgcaaaGCAGTCAACGACAGCGGAGAAGACATAGTGGAGTGTAAACTGGAGGTTCGCC CTCAAATTGctaaacaagaaaagaaaaacgaAAAGAAGTAA